The following proteins are encoded in a genomic region of Brachypodium distachyon strain Bd21 chromosome 1, Brachypodium_distachyon_v3.0, whole genome shotgun sequence:
- the LOC100839258 gene encoding protein GRIP isoform X1 has product MPRPRGRRSGSARTDPKEGTAPPAPEQAAGPPPQEESAAPVEEESAVPVAEESAGPVEEESAAPVPVDEESAAPAPADEDNAAPAPVDEARKDVDVELDAAAGEEEGARVGEPERTREELERMVMELSLQNENLKSQIAVAQQPASNEETGGDKGKEEDSELVRSLKEQVEKLNKEVQEQKQTQKVAEAALEHVNVAYAEADGKLQELTVKLTEAQQKMEKELKERDEKYVELDTKFQRLHKRAKQRIQDIQKEKDDLEARFNEINQKAEQAASLQLAAQQELERARHQASEALRAMDAERQQLRTVNSKLRSNFDDTRLALEARNNALEKLQQSILEKEQMLEQIQGSMQSAEEKRHASVSELAAKHQKQLESLEAQLAEVSAERTKASETIQSLQMLLTEKDSEITEIEAASTGEAARLRATLEEVKGELAHLKGQHEKERQSWEATCESLRAKLEASESACLRSEVEAAKSRSQLELELSTQNQLLQTKDCDLMAAKDEISRLESDFSAYKIRAHALLQKKDAELTAAQNSDFLKAHEEAIKEVEKEVTAALEERDEAIQALQAAQSRHSEEIEARDLALADVDKKLKDVIKKLDSVSSQFLSEKESWEKNLASVEENWRLKCESMKDQSNGHAEDHLQKNIGALTLKYEKLKEEHESFRDISDRMIEEKEHEIAKLLKENKDLRHSLDDKAAVSNNDSQSPGHVKQDVLSIELAEQQILLLARQQAQREEELGQSQRHILALQQEIEELERENRLHDQQEAILKTELRNMERSQKREGIDMTYLKNVILKLLETGEVGALLPVVATLLQFSPDELNKCQNGVLSNVASSPATALLDGGSTPNSFFGRFTF; this is encoded by the exons ATGCCACGTCCACGCGGGCGCAGATCCGGTTCGGCGAGGACGGATCCCAAAGAGGGCAccgcgccaccggcgccggaaCAGGCGGCTGGTCCGCCGCCACAGGAAGAGTCCGCTGCGCCGGTGGAGGAAGAGAGCGCGGTGCCAGTGGCGGAAGAGAGCGCGGGGCCAGTGGAGGAAGAGAgcgcggcgccggtgccggtaGACGAAGAGagtgcggcgccggcgccggcggacgAAGATAAtgcggcaccggcgccggtggaCGAAGCGAGAAAAGACGTGGACGTTGAACTGGATGCGGCagcgggggaagaggaaggggcGCGTGTGGGCGAGCCGGAGCGGACGCGCGAAGAGCTCGAGCGGATGGTCATGGAGCTCAGCCTCCAGAACGAGAACCTAAAGTCCCAGATCGCCGTCGCTCAGCAGCCGGCGAGCAACGAGGAGACCGGAGGAGacaaggggaaggaggaggactcAGAGCTCGTTAGAAGCTTGAAGGAGCAGGTCGAGAAGCTGAATAAGGAGGTTCAGGAGCAGAAGCAGACGCAGAAGGTCGCGGAGGCAGCCCTCGAGCACGTCAATGTGGCCTACGCCGAGGCGGATGGCAAGTTGCAGGAGCTCACGGTGAAGCTCACAGAAG CTCaacagaaaatggaaaaagaGCTAAAAGAACGAGATGAAAAATATGTTGAGCTGGATACCAAGTTCCAGAGGCTTCACAAGCGTGCAAAACAACGTATACAAGATATACAGAAG GAAAAAGATGATCTGGAAGCCCGGTTTAATGAAATTAATCAGAAGGCTGAGCAAGCTGCTTCTCTGCAACTAGCGGCACAGCAGGAACTGGAACGTGCTCGTCACCAGGCCAGTGAGGCTTTACGTGCAATGGATGCTGAAAGACAGCAATTGCGGACTGTGAACAGCAA GTTGAGATCTAACTTTGATGACACACGTCTTGCTTTGGAGGCCAGGAATAATGCCCTTGAAAAGTTGCAACAGTCAATACTTGAAAAAGAGCAG ATGCTAGAACAAATCCAAGGATCAATGCAATCTGCGGAAGAAAAGAGGCATGCATCAGTTTCAGAGCTTGCTGCTAAGCACCAGAAG CAATTAGAGAGCTTGGAGGCACAGCTAGCTGAGGTTTCTGCAGAGAGGACAAAGGCATCTGAAACGATTCAATCACTACAG ATGCTACTCACAGAGAAAGATTCAGAAATAACTGAAATTGAAGCAGCATCAACTGGTGAAGCTGCCCGGCTTAGAGCTACCTTGGAGGAGGTTAAAGGCGAACTTGCTCATTTAAAGGGCCAACAT gaaaaagaaaggcaaAGCTGGGAAGCAACATGTGAATCCCTTAGGGCAAAATTGGAAGCATCAGAAAGTGCATGCCTTAGATCTGAGGTAGAAGCTGCCAAATCTAGAA GTCAATTGGAGTTAGAATTGTCAACACAAAATCAATTGCTACAAACCAAAGATTGTGATCTAATGGCTGCAAAGGACGAG ATTAGTCGACTGGAAAGTGATTTTTCTGCGTACAAGATCCGTGCACATGCACTTCTGCAAAAGAAGGATGCTGAGCTGACCGCAGCTCAAAACTCAGATTTTCTTAAAGCACATGAAGAGGCAATAAAG GAAGTTGAAAAGGAGGTGACAGCTGCCCTGGAAGAACGGGATGAAGCCATCCAGGCCCTTCAAGCTGCTCAATCCAGACACAGTGAAGAGATCGAGGCGAG GGATTTGGCTCTTGCTGATGTGGACAAAAAACTAAAGGATGtcataaaaaaattagattCTGTTAGTTCTCAATTTCTCTCAGAAAAAGAATCATGGGAGAAAAACTTGGCAAGTGTAGAGGAAAACTGGAGAT TAAAATGCGAGTCTATGAAGGATCAGAGTAATGGTCATGCTGAAGACCACCTTCAAAAGAACATAGGGGCACTAACATTGAAATATGAAAAATTGAAG GAAGAGCATGAATCGTTCCGTGATATTTCTGATAGAATGATTGAAGAGAAGGAACATGAGATAGCTAAACTCCTCAAGGAAAACAAGGATCTTCGGCATTCTTTAGATGATAAAGCAGCA GTCAGCAACAATGATAGTCAAAGTCCAG GGCATGTTAAACAGGATGTACTTAGTATTGAATTAGCTGAGCAGCAAATTCTG CTTCTTGCACGACAGCAAGCACAAAGGGAAGAAGAATTGGGTCAGTCACAGAGGCATATCTTGGCACTTCAA CAAGAAATTGAGGAGCTTGAGCGTGAAAACCGTCTTCATGATCAACAG GAGGCGATATTGAAGACTGAGCTCCGCAATATGGAGAGATCGCAAAAGCGAGAAGGAATAGATATGACATACCTAAAAAATGTGATCTTAAAGCTTCTTGAAACCG GGGAAGTGGGGGCCTTGCTGCCTGTGGTTGCGACGCTTCTACAGTTCAGCCCTGACGAG CTCAATAAATGCCAAAATGGTGTCCTCTCAAATGTGGCTTCATCACCAGCTACTGCATTGCTGGATGGTGGATCCACACCAAACTCGTTCTTTGGACGATTCACATTCTAG
- the LOC100839258 gene encoding protein GRIP isoform X2, protein MYVAQQKMEKELKERDEKYVELDTKFQRLHKRAKQRIQDIQKEKDDLEARFNEINQKAEQAASLQLAAQQELERARHQASEALRAMDAERQQLRTVNSKLRSNFDDTRLALEARNNALEKLQQSILEKEQMLEQIQGSMQSAEEKRHASVSELAAKHQKQLESLEAQLAEVSAERTKASETIQSLQMLLTEKDSEITEIEAASTGEAARLRATLEEVKGELAHLKGQHEKERQSWEATCESLRAKLEASESACLRSEVEAAKSRSQLELELSTQNQLLQTKDCDLMAAKDEISRLESDFSAYKIRAHALLQKKDAELTAAQNSDFLKAHEEAIKEVEKEVTAALEERDEAIQALQAAQSRHSEEIEARDLALADVDKKLKDVIKKLDSVSSQFLSEKESWEKNLASVEENWRLKCESMKDQSNGHAEDHLQKNIGALTLKYEKLKEEHESFRDISDRMIEEKEHEIAKLLKENKDLRHSLDDKAAVSNNDSQSPGHVKQDVLSIELAEQQILLLARQQAQREEELGQSQRHILALQQEIEELERENRLHDQQEAILKTELRNMERSQKREGIDMTYLKNVILKLLETGEVGALLPVVATLLQFSPDELNKCQNGVLSNVASSPATALLDGGSTPNSFFGRFTF, encoded by the exons ATGTATGTAGCTCaacagaaaatggaaaaagaGCTAAAAGAACGAGATGAAAAATATGTTGAGCTGGATACCAAGTTCCAGAGGCTTCACAAGCGTGCAAAACAACGTATACAAGATATACAGAAG GAAAAAGATGATCTGGAAGCCCGGTTTAATGAAATTAATCAGAAGGCTGAGCAAGCTGCTTCTCTGCAACTAGCGGCACAGCAGGAACTGGAACGTGCTCGTCACCAGGCCAGTGAGGCTTTACGTGCAATGGATGCTGAAAGACAGCAATTGCGGACTGTGAACAGCAA GTTGAGATCTAACTTTGATGACACACGTCTTGCTTTGGAGGCCAGGAATAATGCCCTTGAAAAGTTGCAACAGTCAATACTTGAAAAAGAGCAG ATGCTAGAACAAATCCAAGGATCAATGCAATCTGCGGAAGAAAAGAGGCATGCATCAGTTTCAGAGCTTGCTGCTAAGCACCAGAAG CAATTAGAGAGCTTGGAGGCACAGCTAGCTGAGGTTTCTGCAGAGAGGACAAAGGCATCTGAAACGATTCAATCACTACAG ATGCTACTCACAGAGAAAGATTCAGAAATAACTGAAATTGAAGCAGCATCAACTGGTGAAGCTGCCCGGCTTAGAGCTACCTTGGAGGAGGTTAAAGGCGAACTTGCTCATTTAAAGGGCCAACAT gaaaaagaaaggcaaAGCTGGGAAGCAACATGTGAATCCCTTAGGGCAAAATTGGAAGCATCAGAAAGTGCATGCCTTAGATCTGAGGTAGAAGCTGCCAAATCTAGAA GTCAATTGGAGTTAGAATTGTCAACACAAAATCAATTGCTACAAACCAAAGATTGTGATCTAATGGCTGCAAAGGACGAG ATTAGTCGACTGGAAAGTGATTTTTCTGCGTACAAGATCCGTGCACATGCACTTCTGCAAAAGAAGGATGCTGAGCTGACCGCAGCTCAAAACTCAGATTTTCTTAAAGCACATGAAGAGGCAATAAAG GAAGTTGAAAAGGAGGTGACAGCTGCCCTGGAAGAACGGGATGAAGCCATCCAGGCCCTTCAAGCTGCTCAATCCAGACACAGTGAAGAGATCGAGGCGAG GGATTTGGCTCTTGCTGATGTGGACAAAAAACTAAAGGATGtcataaaaaaattagattCTGTTAGTTCTCAATTTCTCTCAGAAAAAGAATCATGGGAGAAAAACTTGGCAAGTGTAGAGGAAAACTGGAGAT TAAAATGCGAGTCTATGAAGGATCAGAGTAATGGTCATGCTGAAGACCACCTTCAAAAGAACATAGGGGCACTAACATTGAAATATGAAAAATTGAAG GAAGAGCATGAATCGTTCCGTGATATTTCTGATAGAATGATTGAAGAGAAGGAACATGAGATAGCTAAACTCCTCAAGGAAAACAAGGATCTTCGGCATTCTTTAGATGATAAAGCAGCA GTCAGCAACAATGATAGTCAAAGTCCAG GGCATGTTAAACAGGATGTACTTAGTATTGAATTAGCTGAGCAGCAAATTCTG CTTCTTGCACGACAGCAAGCACAAAGGGAAGAAGAATTGGGTCAGTCACAGAGGCATATCTTGGCACTTCAA CAAGAAATTGAGGAGCTTGAGCGTGAAAACCGTCTTCATGATCAACAG GAGGCGATATTGAAGACTGAGCTCCGCAATATGGAGAGATCGCAAAAGCGAGAAGGAATAGATATGACATACCTAAAAAATGTGATCTTAAAGCTTCTTGAAACCG GGGAAGTGGGGGCCTTGCTGCCTGTGGTTGCGACGCTTCTACAGTTCAGCCCTGACGAG CTCAATAAATGCCAAAATGGTGTCCTCTCAAATGTGGCTTCATCACCAGCTACTGCATTGCTGGATGGTGGATCCACACCAAACTCGTTCTTTGGACGATTCACATTCTAG
- the LOC100832531 gene encoding serine/threonine-protein kinase SRPK, whose amino-acid sequence MSRAALSPSSSGDEEEEEEDEGVDGYRKGGYHAVRPGDQFAAGRYVAQRKLGWGNFSTVWLAFDIESQKFVALKIQKSAPEFAQAALHEIEFLSEITNRDPSNCKHTIQLIDHFKHAGPNGQHICLVFEFLGDSLLKLVQYNRYKGIGLSRVREICRSILVGLDYLHGELGIIHSDLKLENVLLVSTIDPSKDPIRSGLKPNLERPEVNPNAEAVHNPIDKKLKMRARRVLAKLAEKKKTAAEFARAERNLDGIDMTCKIVDFGNACWADKQFTDFIQTRQYRAPEVILGAGYSFPVDMWSFACIAFELATGEMLFTPKEGHGYSEDEDHLALMMEVLGKVPKKIATMGTKSKEYFDRHGDLKRIRRLKFSSIERVLVDKYKIPQSDAREFADFLCPLLDFAPEKRPTAAQCLQNKWLQCNDGKTNASIGSKSVDVTRNTGSMPDSCAKRNDAKGNTTNNVNSNTENADVRPTESIDNRNAKSSDVNPNTGRIMNKVGNNSDVKPQTESITNRNAKSLDVKPFAGSITNKDDKTIDIKPSTGSNGSKDDKSGDTKSSIGSIANKDAKNTEGKRNIRSVVNSYMKNFDSKWNVGSIANSEVKDLDVNPISSGNVNPISSGNVNAISSGIANVDANSSNVKPSTVSVENSDAADTSMTETTDDVANSGGKLQTNSGDVDEDDTDSKPNIGRVAARIQRLESTMSKVPSGRFR is encoded by the exons ATGTCGAGGGCGGCGCTGTctccgtcgtcgtcgggggacgaggaggaggaggaggaggacgagggcgTCGACGGGTACCGCAAGGGCGGCTACCACGCCGTGCGCCCCGGGGACCAgttcgccgccggccgctacGTCGCCCAGCGCAAGCTCGGCTGGGGCAACTTCTCCACCGTCTGGCTCGCTTTCGACATCGAGTCCCAG AAATTTGTGGCTCTGAAGATCCAGAAGAGTGCGCCGGAGTTTGCTCAAGCGGCTCTTCATGAAATTGAGTTTCTGTCGGAGATCACTAATAGAGATCCGTCAAACTGTAAACACACCATCCAGTTGATAGATCACTTCAAGCATGCAGGGCCAAATGGGCAGCATATCTGCCTCGTCTTTGAATTCCTTGGAGACAGCTTACTTAAGCTAGTACAATACAACCGCTACAAAGGCATTGGATTGAGTAGAGTGAGGGAAATATGCAGGTCGATTTTGGTAGGTCTTGATTACTTGCATGGAGAGCTCGGAATCATCCATTCAGATTTGAAGCTTGAGAATGTCCTACTTGTTTCAACAATTGACCCCTCCAAGGACCCTATACGCTCCGGGCTTAAACCTAATCTTGAGAGGCCTGAGGTAAATCCTAACGCAGAAGCTGTTCATAACCCAATTGATAAGAAACTGAAGATGAGAGCAAGGAGGGTGCTTGCAAAGCTtgctgagaaaaaaaagacagctGCTGAATTTGCACGCGCAGAAAGAAACTTGGATGGGATTGATATGACATGTAAGATTGTGGATTTTGGAAATGCTTGTTGGGCTGACAAGCAATTTACAGATTTTATTCAGACAAGGCAGTACCGGGCACCTGAGGTTATTCTTGGCGCAGGATACTCATTTCCTGTTGATATGTGGTCGTTTGCGTGCATTGCTTTTGAGCTTGCAACAGGTGAAATGCTGTTCACACCGAAGGAAGGGCATGGTTACAGTGAAGATGAG GATCACCTGGCTCTAATGATGGAGGTCCTCGGAAAGGTGCCCAAAAAG ATTGCTACCATGGGAACAAAATCAAAGGAGTATTTTGACCGCCATGGAGATCTTAAGCGGATAAGAAGACTGAAATTCTCATCTATTGAACGTGTCCTAGTTGACAAATATAAAATCCCTCAGTCAGATGCCCGGGAATTTGCTGACTTTCTGTGCCCTTTACTCGATTTTGCCCCAGAGAAGCGCCCAACAGCTGCACAGTGCCTACAGAATAAATGGCTTCAGTGTAATGATGGGAAGACTAATGCCAGCATTGGTTCTAAGAGCGTTGATGTAACACGGAACACCGGAAGCATGCCTGACAGTTGTGCCAAGAGAAATGATGCAAAGGGCAACACTACAAACAATGTCAACAGTAACACTGAGAATGCTGATGTACGACCCACTGAAAGTATTGACAACAGAAATGCTAAAAGCAGTGATGTAAATCCCAACACTGGAAGAATCATGAATAAGGTTGGAAATAACTCTGATGTGAAGCCCCAAACTGAGAGCATCACAAACAGAAATGCCAAAAGCTTAGATGTAAAGCCTTTTGCTGGAAGCATCACCAACAAAGACGACAAAACCATTGATATAAAGCCCAGCACCGGTAGCAACGGCAGTAAGGATGACAAGAGTGGTGACACAAAGAGCAGCATCGGAAGCATTGCCAACAAAGATGCCAAGAACACTGAAGGAAAGCGAAACATTCGAAGTGTTGTGAACAGTTATATGAAGAACTTTGATTCAAAGTGGAACGTTGGAAGCATTGCCAATAGCGAGGTAAAGGACTTGGATGTGAATCCCATCAGTAGTGGTAATGTGAATCCCATCAGTAGTGGTAATGTGAATGCCATCAGTAGTGGTATTGCTAATGTTGACGCCAACAGTAGTAATGTTAAGCCCAGCACTGTCAGTGTTGAGAACAGTGATGCCGCAGATACTAGCATGACGGAAACTACTGATGATGTTGCCAACAGTGGTGGCAAGTTACAAACTAACAGTGGAGACGTTGATGAGGATGACACTGATTCAAAGCCAAACATTGGACGTGTTGCGGCGCGCATACAGAGGTTGGAGAGCACCATGAGTAAGGTGCCAAGTGGAAGATTTCGGTGA